One Streptomyces sp. RPA4-2 genomic window carries:
- a CDS encoding STAS domain-containing protein, with amino-acid sequence MTPPPTGIELITTPSTDKTAVHLEIHGFLDYDCADHFLALASQQLTDSPDLRVLRLDCGHLEGLDSMGLAMLLMLHRRTSAAGVTLFLDNRRPALERMLDITGALAHLVPDHADSPDASAESQGVAFRHTSEGGTSVDRANRPAGPEVGG; translated from the coding sequence ATGACACCGCCGCCGACCGGAATAGAACTCATTACCACCCCCAGCACCGACAAGACTGCGGTGCATCTGGAGATTCACGGCTTTCTGGACTATGACTGCGCCGACCACTTCCTGGCCCTCGCCTCTCAGCAGCTCACCGACAGCCCGGACTTGCGTGTCCTGCGCCTAGACTGCGGCCACCTGGAGGGTCTCGACTCGATGGGGTTGGCCATGCTGCTGATGCTCCACCGCCGCACCAGCGCAGCAGGCGTCACTCTGTTCCTCGACAACCGGCGTCCGGCTCTCGAGCGGATGCTGGACATCACCGGCGCCCTCGCCCACCTCGTACCCGACCATGCGGATTCGCCCGACGCGTCGGCCGAGTCCCAGGGCGTGGCATTTCGTCATACGTCCGAAGGTGGCACGTCAGTCGACCGCGCGAATCGCCCAGCGGGACCGGAGGTCGGCGGCTGA
- a CDS encoding MarR family winged helix-turn-helix transcriptional regulator: MTERIRPNHDHLRDAARQARCIAELFDVMWEQDRNEGPPPYISVSQLRVMNIVDREDGIRMRALTRLLGAARPSVCRLVDRLQALGFVERRPWPDSGREVLLTLTPSGRRHLDQLRGRREELLMEALATMPAHQRTAMAEGIARLQSALVDLPMLRLAPEDAPLISVAQGQARSA; encoded by the coding sequence ATGACCGAGCGCATCCGGCCCAACCACGATCACCTCCGCGACGCTGCCCGGCAGGCCCGCTGCATCGCGGAACTCTTCGACGTCATGTGGGAGCAGGACCGCAACGAGGGCCCGCCCCCCTACATCTCCGTCTCCCAACTGCGCGTCATGAACATCGTGGATCGCGAGGACGGCATACGGATGCGCGCCCTCACCCGACTCCTGGGCGCAGCACGCCCCTCCGTCTGTCGCCTGGTCGACCGTCTCCAGGCCCTCGGTTTCGTCGAACGCCGTCCCTGGCCCGACAGTGGCCGCGAAGTCCTTCTTACCCTGACCCCCTCCGGTCGCCGGCATCTGGACCAGCTACGTGGTCGGCGCGAGGAACTCCTCATGGAAGCGCTCGCCACCATGCCTGCCCATCAGCGCACAGCGATGGCCGAAGGCATCGCCCGCCTGCAGAGCGCGCTGGTCGACCTGCCCATGCTCCGCCTTGCTCCTGAGGACGCCCCTCTCATCTCCGTGGCACAAGGCCAGGCGCGATCCGCCTGA
- a CDS encoding RNA polymerase sigma factor SigF, translating into MTQTAERVGSLTSAAVEELPWIEDTGKVAPHDARALSKTFFDQLQTLEEGTREHQYARNTLIEMNLSLVHYAARRFRNRGSGDMEDIIQVGTIGLIKAIDRFDLSRETEFTSYAVPYIVGEIKRLFRDTSWAVHVPRRLQELRNEIVRCKEEFAVDLGREPTVQELAEQLKLSEEEIREGLVASNGYTASSLDIPVDGAEGTGSSDSPSLADFLGAEDPELEKVENLHTLAPLMRTLDERERRIIDMRFGLEMTQSEIGAELGISQMHVSRLLSRILRKLRTGMAGEDGVTAPSAA; encoded by the coding sequence ATGACGCAGACGGCGGAGCGCGTGGGGTCGCTGACGTCGGCGGCAGTGGAGGAGCTGCCGTGGATCGAGGACACCGGGAAGGTCGCGCCGCATGACGCGCGCGCCCTCTCGAAGACGTTCTTCGACCAGCTGCAGACCCTGGAGGAGGGAACCCGCGAGCACCAGTACGCGCGGAACACCCTCATCGAGATGAACCTCTCCCTGGTGCACTACGCCGCACGCCGCTTCCGCAACCGGGGCAGTGGCGACATGGAGGACATCATCCAGGTCGGCACGATCGGACTCATCAAGGCGATCGACCGGTTCGACCTGTCCCGCGAGACCGAGTTCACTTCCTACGCCGTCCCCTACATCGTGGGCGAGATCAAGCGGTTGTTCCGTGACACCAGCTGGGCCGTCCATGTCCCGCGGCGACTCCAGGAGCTGCGCAACGAGATAGTCAGGTGCAAGGAGGAGTTCGCGGTCGACCTGGGCCGCGAACCCACAGTGCAGGAGCTCGCTGAGCAACTGAAGCTGAGCGAGGAAGAGATACGCGAGGGGCTGGTCGCGTCCAACGGCTACACCGCGAGCTCACTCGATATACCCGTCGACGGGGCCGAGGGTACTGGAAGCTCCGATAGCCCCAGCCTTGCCGACTTCCTCGGCGCCGAGGACCCTGAGCTGGAGAAGGTCGAGAACCTGCACACACTCGCACCGTTGATGCGCACCCTGGACGAGCGTGAGCGCCGCATCATCGACATGCGCTTCGGCCTGGAGATGACCCAGTCCGAGATCGGCGCCGAGCTCGGCATCTCCCAGATGCACGTCTCCCGGCTCCTGTCGAGGATCCTGCGCAAGCTTCGCACCGGTATGGCTGGCGAGGACGGCGTGACCGCACCGTCAGCGGCCTGA
- a CDS encoding STAS domain-containing protein yields MSPLNITTRDVATGPVLEVIGELDYGNASVLRELLTTITLQPGQRLVLDLAGMDFCDSSGLTALIAARNRAHAAHAEIALAAVPANTLRVLRIVGLDQVFPLHPDSDSAARSPRAR; encoded by the coding sequence ATGAGCCCGCTTAACATCACCACCCGAGACGTCGCGACCGGTCCCGTACTGGAGGTCATCGGCGAACTCGACTACGGCAACGCCTCCGTGCTGCGTGAACTACTCACCACGATCACCCTCCAACCAGGTCAGCGCCTCGTCCTCGACCTGGCCGGCATGGACTTCTGCGACTCAAGCGGCCTCACTGCGCTGATCGCCGCCCGCAACCGGGCCCACGCCGCTCATGCCGAGATCGCGCTCGCCGCCGTCCCCGCGAACACTCTGCGCGTACTGCGCATCGTCGGCCTCGACCAGGTCTTCCCCCTCCACCCCGACAGCGACTCCGCCGCCCGGAGTCCGCGTGCGCGATGA
- a CDS encoding IS701 family transposase: protein MDAYEVNRARAQLALFVADVFASVPRKDQRAKGDCYLRGLMLDGRRKSIQPMAERLPDGNEQNLQQFVNQSTWDPVPVRRRIVERMVPLIGPDAWAVDDVSFPKDGEMSVAVARQYCGALGKQANCQVAVSVHAVSDTASCPLQWRLFVPQEWADDPVRRRKTGVPDGIRHREKWRLALDTLDELAGWGLVPPVVVADAGYGQNADFRDGLDGRGIGYVVAVRSDVTVLPQDAQPTTPVWSGNGRKPQPRYRHKPSSVSVLAAGRGRLAFTEVTWREGSRGPMRSHFLAVRVRPAGIRARRLAQAAATQEGFWDGVLPEVTLLVEWPEGAEAPTGYWLSNLPADTQIAELVRLAKIRWRIEHDYRELKHGLGLDHFEGRSWTGWHHHVTLVTAAHAFLTEQRLAPKADTADSPSTRSSTPSKTC from the coding sequence GTGGATGCATATGAAGTGAACCGTGCTCGGGCGCAGTTGGCGTTATTCGTGGCTGATGTGTTCGCGTCGGTGCCGCGTAAGGATCAGCGGGCGAAGGGTGACTGCTATCTGCGGGGGCTGATGCTGGACGGGCGGCGTAAGTCGATTCAGCCGATGGCGGAGCGGCTGCCGGACGGCAATGAGCAGAATCTGCAGCAGTTCGTGAACCAGTCGACGTGGGATCCGGTGCCGGTGCGGCGGCGGATCGTTGAGCGGATGGTGCCGCTGATCGGCCCGGATGCCTGGGCGGTCGACGATGTGTCGTTCCCCAAGGACGGCGAAATGTCGGTGGCGGTCGCCCGCCAGTACTGCGGGGCGCTGGGCAAGCAGGCGAACTGTCAGGTCGCGGTGAGCGTGCACGCGGTCTCCGACACCGCGTCCTGTCCGCTGCAGTGGCGCCTGTTCGTGCCCCAGGAGTGGGCGGACGATCCGGTCCGCCGACGCAAGACGGGGGTCCCTGACGGGATCCGGCACCGGGAGAAGTGGCGTCTGGCCCTGGACACCCTCGATGAGCTGGCCGGGTGGGGTCTGGTGCCGCCGGTGGTGGTGGCCGATGCCGGCTACGGGCAGAACGCCGACTTCCGCGACGGCCTGGACGGCCGGGGCATCGGCTATGTCGTGGCGGTCCGTTCGGACGTGACGGTCCTCCCGCAGGACGCTCAGCCCACTACCCCGGTGTGGTCCGGCAACGGTCGCAAGCCCCAGCCCCGCTACCGGCACAAGCCGTCTTCCGTATCCGTTTTGGCCGCCGGCCGTGGACGGCTGGCGTTCACCGAGGTGACCTGGCGTGAAGGCTCCCGCGGGCCGATGCGCTCACACTTCCTGGCAGTGCGGGTGCGGCCGGCCGGGATCCGAGCCCGCCGCCTGGCCCAGGCCGCCGCCACGCAGGAGGGCTTCTGGGACGGTGTCCTGCCCGAGGTCACGCTGCTGGTCGAGTGGCCCGAAGGCGCCGAAGCACCCACCGGCTACTGGCTGTCCAACCTGCCCGCCGACACCCAGATCGCCGAACTGGTCCGCCTGGCCAAGATCCGCTGGCGCATCGAACACGACTACCGGGAACTCAAGCACGGCCTCGGCCTTGACCACTTCGAGGGACGCTCCTGGACCGGCTGGCATCACCACGTCACCCTGGTCACCGCCGCCCACGCCTTCCTCACCGAACAGCGCCTGGCCCCAAAAGCCGATACAGCGGACTCACCCTCTACCAGATCCTCGACACCATCCAAGACCTGCTGA
- a CDS encoding PRC-barrel domain-containing protein, with protein MSDNIWGYQPTTGHTAGTDLIGYKVEATDGSIGKVDKHSDDVHSSYLVVDTGVWIFGKHVLLPAGTVKTVDQAERKIYVDLTKDQIKDSPEFDKDKHVGDAGYHEQVGSYYQTHRRI; from the coding sequence ATGAGTGACAACATCTGGGGCTACCAGCCGACCACCGGCCACACCGCGGGCACCGACCTGATCGGATACAAGGTCGAGGCCACCGATGGCAGCATCGGCAAGGTCGACAAGCACTCGGACGACGTCCACTCGTCCTACCTCGTCGTCGACACCGGCGTTTGGATCTTCGGCAAGCACGTCCTACTGCCGGCCGGCACTGTGAAGACGGTCGACCAGGCCGAGCGCAAGATCTACGTCGACCTCACCAAGGACCAGATCAAGGACTCTCCCGAGTTCGACAAGGACAAGCACGTCGGCGACGCCGGATACCACGAGCAGGTCGGAAGCTACTACCAGACCCACCGACGTATCTGA
- a CDS encoding hydrophobic protein, whose product MVPVLLVLLLALLLFGAGFALKALWWIAVIVLIVWVLGFVIRPAGNGGKRGRWYRW is encoded by the coding sequence ATGGTTCCCGTTCTTCTCGTTCTTCTGCTCGCCCTACTCCTCTTCGGTGCCGGTTTCGCACTCAAGGCTCTGTGGTGGATCGCCGTCATCGTGCTGATCGTGTGGGTTCTAGGATTCGTGATCCGTCCGGCAGGAAACGGCGGCAAGCGCGGCCGCTGGTACCGCTGGTAA
- a CDS encoding CsbD family protein, with amino-acid sequence MAGKGDQAKGKVKKVVGGAVGNESLKAKGKAEERKGDLRAAKEKAKDAIKPK; translated from the coding sequence GTGGCTGGCAAGGGAGATCAGGCCAAGGGCAAGGTGAAGAAGGTCGTCGGCGGTGCAGTCGGCAACGAGTCCCTGAAGGCCAAAGGGAAGGCCGAGGAGCGCAAGGGCGACCTGCGGGCGGCCAAGGAGAAGGCCAAGGACGCGATCAAGCCCAAATAG
- a CDS encoding acyl-CoA dehydrogenase family protein, whose translation MIVTPPELSDHLRTPERRTADLFADFVEREAPDVPLPGRSTARRFAALTALGRRDLCLARLAEGHLDAAAILYELDHPLPAKGERWGVWAARPPGPGVHATRTDRGWRISGVKPYCSGARICTHALVSADADDGYRLFAVALDHPGAEPVEGTWSAIGMAGSDSLDMSFTDVSAQAVGGVEDYLTRPGFQHGGIGVAACWLGGAHAVAAPLYERAATGRLNEHAAAHLGTVDMLLHTADTVLRQAGEDIDIDPLDEREDARVRSLRVRALAERVCTEVLDHVGRATGAGPLCHDERHARAVADLTVYVRQHHGEANLAELGRLAAPVSAETAR comes from the coding sequence GTGATCGTCACGCCCCCCGAGTTGTCTGACCACCTCCGCACCCCGGAGCGGCGCACGGCGGACCTGTTCGCCGACTTCGTCGAGCGCGAGGCCCCAGACGTGCCGCTGCCAGGCAGGTCGACGGCGCGCCGTTTTGCCGCTCTCACCGCTCTGGGACGGCGGGACCTGTGCCTGGCACGGCTCGCCGAGGGACACCTGGACGCTGCGGCGATCCTGTACGAACTGGACCACCCCCTGCCCGCCAAGGGGGAGCGGTGGGGAGTCTGGGCCGCACGCCCACCAGGCCCCGGCGTGCACGCGACACGCACCGACAGGGGATGGAGGATCAGCGGCGTCAAGCCCTACTGCTCCGGTGCACGCATCTGCACCCACGCCCTGGTGAGCGCAGACGCCGACGACGGCTACCGCCTGTTCGCCGTCGCGCTCGACCACCCAGGCGCGGAGCCGGTGGAAGGAACATGGTCGGCGATCGGTATGGCCGGCAGCGACAGTCTGGACATGTCCTTCACGGATGTGTCCGCGCAAGCCGTCGGTGGGGTGGAGGACTATCTGACGCGACCCGGTTTCCAGCACGGGGGAATCGGCGTGGCGGCCTGCTGGCTCGGCGGCGCCCACGCCGTCGCCGCGCCCCTGTACGAGCGGGCTGCGACGGGGCGGTTGAACGAGCACGCGGCCGCTCACCTCGGAACGGTCGACATGCTCTTGCACACCGCCGACACCGTGCTGCGCCAGGCGGGCGAGGACATCGACATCGACCCCCTCGATGAACGCGAGGATGCACGGGTGCGCAGCCTGCGCGTGCGGGCCCTGGCGGAAAGGGTGTGCACCGAGGTCCTGGACCACGTCGGGCGTGCCACGGGTGCCGGGCCGCTGTGCCACGACGAACGGCACGCCCGCGCGGTGGCAGATTTGACGGTCTACGTGCGCCAGCACCACGGTGAGGCGAACCTGGCCGAGCTCGGTCGTCTGGCGGCCCCGGTTTCCGCAGAGACGGCACGATGA
- a CDS encoding PIG-L deacetylase family protein, translated as MSTAETTRAARQAAAAAIDAQGTDESEWRQARLPDHLPHLVLPMGPVVVVAAHPDDEVLGFGGTIAALLQAGVEVHTVCLSDGEASHGPATPPARARLAARRRGELAAALGELGDLPIPVHAGLPDTAINEHENHARAVIGEALDAVGAVVCVAPWEGDLHSDHEAAGRAAKRAGRDSSTPVWSYPVWMWHWARPHDPRVPWHRAAVLPLPEAAIDRKKAALARFSSQLEPRGSGIAPVLPAQEIAHHTRTFETVIR; from the coding sequence ATGAGCACGGCAGAGACCACCAGGGCTGCGAGACAGGCCGCCGCCGCAGCCATTGACGCGCAGGGCACCGACGAGTCCGAGTGGCGGCAGGCGCGACTGCCGGACCACCTGCCACACCTGGTCCTTCCAATGGGTCCCGTCGTCGTGGTGGCTGCCCACCCCGACGACGAGGTCCTGGGATTCGGCGGCACCATCGCCGCCCTTCTTCAAGCCGGTGTGGAGGTCCACACGGTGTGCTTGAGCGACGGGGAAGCCTCCCACGGCCCTGCGACGCCACCCGCCCGGGCACGGCTGGCTGCCCGGCGCCGCGGTGAGCTGGCCGCAGCGCTGGGCGAGCTCGGCGATCTGCCCATCCCTGTACATGCCGGTCTGCCCGACACGGCCATCAACGAGCATGAGAACCACGCGCGAGCCGTGATCGGCGAAGCCCTGGACGCCGTCGGGGCCGTCGTGTGCGTGGCGCCGTGGGAGGGCGACCTGCACAGCGACCACGAGGCCGCCGGCCGAGCCGCCAAGCGCGCCGGCCGCGACAGCTCCACGCCGGTGTGGTCCTACCCGGTGTGGATGTGGCACTGGGCCCGCCCGCACGACCCCCGGGTGCCGTGGCACCGAGCCGCTGTTCTCCCCCTGCCGGAAGCGGCGATCGACCGCAAGAAAGCAGCCCTGGCACGGTTCAGCAGCCAACTGGAGCCACGTGGCTCTGGCATCGCGCCGGTGCTGCCAGCGCAGGAGATCGCGCACCACACCCGTACCTTCGAGACGGTGATCCGTTGA
- a CDS encoding SAM-dependent methyltransferase: MNTPASYFDNQYAHTTDPWHLGERWYDRRKYNLTVAALPRPRYPRAFEPGCSVGVLTELLAARCDHLLSTDRIASAVEATDQRTIGFDHVTVRRMTVPEQWPQDSFDLIVLSELLYYFDTTTRTRLLDKSVESLGEGGHLVTVHWNHPVAEHTCTGRDIADHLDTLTSLSRLARYDDPDFTLTVHEHSQGMRPALSPACAEGLA, from the coding sequence TTGAACACCCCCGCCAGCTACTTCGACAACCAGTACGCCCACACCACCGACCCCTGGCACCTCGGAGAGCGGTGGTACGACCGCCGCAAGTACAACCTGACCGTCGCGGCTCTACCCCGCCCCCGCTACCCGCGGGCTTTCGAGCCCGGCTGCTCGGTAGGCGTGCTGACCGAACTCCTAGCTGCCCGATGCGACCACCTGCTCTCCACGGACCGCATAGCGTCGGCCGTCGAAGCCACGGATCAGCGCACCATCGGCTTCGACCATGTCACGGTGCGACGTATGACGGTGCCCGAGCAGTGGCCGCAGGACTCCTTCGACCTGATAGTGCTGTCGGAACTCCTCTACTACTTCGACACCACCACCCGTACACGGCTGCTCGACAAGAGCGTCGAGAGCTTGGGGGAGGGCGGCCATCTGGTCACGGTGCACTGGAACCACCCGGTGGCCGAACACACCTGCACGGGCCGGGACATCGCCGACCACCTCGACACCCTGACGAGCCTGAGCCGACTGGCCCGTTACGACGACCCCGACTTCACCCTCACCGTCCACGAGCACAGTCAGGGCATGCGCCCGGCACTCTCGCCGGCCTGCGCGGAAGGTCTCGCGTGA
- a CDS encoding glycosyltransferase family 2 protein: MTPSALAVIVPAHNEEHRIAACLRSLRAAAAHVAPMPAVVVVTADACTDDTATLAARGGAYVVKTRSHNVGVARAAAVDHALELLADAGPDVWLAMTDADTIVPAAWLAHQADWARRGYDAVLGTIRLAPTTGSALLVARHDADYFRTRRLSDGVWEHPHVHGANLGVSAEAYQRVGGFAPLPTGEDRDLAVRLSAAGHRIARTDQHPVHTAARLRGRAPGGLADLLASLHPASRGSDRHPAPLPLDSVRPA; the protein is encoded by the coding sequence GTGACGCCCTCGGCCTTGGCTGTCATCGTCCCCGCGCACAATGAAGAACACCGGATCGCTGCCTGTCTGCGCAGCCTGCGCGCGGCCGCCGCGCACGTGGCACCGATGCCAGCCGTGGTCGTGGTGACAGCGGACGCATGCACGGATGACACAGCGACTCTGGCCGCACGTGGGGGAGCCTACGTCGTGAAAACCCGCAGCCACAATGTCGGAGTCGCACGGGCGGCCGCCGTCGACCACGCACTGGAACTTCTGGCAGATGCCGGCCCCGACGTGTGGCTGGCCATGACGGATGCCGACACCATCGTGCCCGCGGCCTGGCTCGCCCACCAGGCCGACTGGGCTCGGCGGGGTTACGACGCAGTCCTGGGCACCATCCGCCTCGCCCCCACCACAGGCAGCGCCCTCCTTGTGGCCCGGCACGACGCCGACTACTTCCGCACTCGCCGGCTCAGCGACGGGGTGTGGGAGCACCCGCACGTTCACGGTGCGAACCTGGGCGTGTCCGCTGAGGCCTACCAGCGGGTGGGCGGCTTCGCCCCCCTGCCCACCGGTGAAGACCGCGACCTCGCAGTCCGGCTGTCCGCGGCCGGCCACCGCATCGCACGCACCGACCAGCACCCCGTACACACCGCAGCCCGCCTGCGGGGACGGGCCCCCGGCGGCCTCGCAGACCTCCTCGCCTCCCTGCACCCTGCATCCCGCGGCTCCGATCGTCACCCCGCACCCCTACCGCTGGACTCCGTGAGGCCGGCCTGA
- the dps gene encoding DNA starvation/stationary phase protection protein Dps: MASEATPRYTVPGITVQDAGSLIELLQQRLHALNDLHLTLKHVHWNVVGPHFISVHEMLDPQVDRVRDMADDVAERLAALGGVAHGTPGALVEGRTWDDYSVGRADAIAHLGALDLVYTGVIQDLRTAIKTVEDVDPVTEDLLIEQLRDLEQFQWFVRAHLETAGGTLTTADATTETEAAKQAIGQ; the protein is encoded by the coding sequence ATGGCTTCCGAAGCCACCCCCCGCTACACAGTCCCGGGTATAACGGTCCAAGACGCCGGCTCGCTCATCGAGCTCCTGCAGCAGCGCCTGCACGCCCTCAACGATCTCCACCTCACGCTCAAGCATGTCCACTGGAACGTGGTGGGCCCGCACTTCATCTCCGTGCACGAAATGCTCGACCCGCAGGTCGACCGTGTTCGCGACATGGCCGACGACGTCGCCGAGCGTCTAGCTGCCCTGGGAGGCGTCGCCCACGGCACTCCGGGCGCGCTGGTCGAAGGGCGCACCTGGGACGACTACAGCGTGGGCCGCGCCGACGCCATCGCCCACCTCGGCGCGCTCGATCTCGTGTACACCGGAGTGATCCAGGACCTGCGGACCGCGATCAAGACGGTGGAGGACGTCGACCCAGTCACTGAGGACCTGCTGATCGAACAATTGCGTGACCTGGAGCAGTTCCAGTGGTTCGTTCGGGCGCACTTGGAGACGGCAGGTGGCACCCTCACAACGGCCGACGCCACCACCGAGACGGAAGCCGCCAAACAGGCCATTGGCCAGTGA
- a CDS encoding type 1 glutamine amidotransferase domain-containing protein yields the protein MSDKPLNGHRVLILVTNYGVEQDELLVPVRRLREDGADVTIAAVTPGPVQTLVGDRDPGETVEPTTTLETLHPGAYQLLLIPGGTINADQLRLQPRALEVIRAFAASGRPIAAICHGPWALVEADILNDKTLTSYPSVRTDVRNAGAKNWVDEAVVSDSANGYTLVTSRTPKDLDDFLGAVNKALIDS from the coding sequence ATGTCTGACAAGCCGCTCAACGGTCACCGAGTGCTGATACTCGTCACCAACTACGGGGTTGAGCAGGACGAGTTGCTGGTGCCGGTCCGTCGACTACGGGAAGACGGCGCGGACGTCACCATCGCAGCCGTGACCCCAGGCCCCGTTCAGACGCTGGTGGGCGATCGGGACCCCGGCGAGACGGTGGAGCCCACCACCACGCTCGAGACGCTGCATCCTGGCGCATACCAGCTGCTGCTGATCCCTGGCGGCACGATCAACGCCGACCAACTCCGCCTGCAACCAAGGGCCCTTGAGGTGATCAGGGCGTTTGCGGCGTCGGGACGTCCGATCGCTGCGATCTGCCATGGACCCTGGGCCCTGGTAGAAGCCGACATCTTGAACGACAAGACCCTGACCTCCTACCCCTCAGTGCGCACCGATGTCCGCAACGCAGGAGCCAAGAACTGGGTCGACGAAGCCGTCGTGAGCGACAGCGCAAACGGCTACACCTTGGTCACGTCCCGGACGCCGAAGGATCTCGACGACTTCCTTGGCGCCGTCAACAAAGCGCTGATCGACTCCTGA
- a CDS encoding DUF6292 family protein — translation MSAELSRRAGHYAAAVAERLLEADLPVTGIQSCGPWRDADGKYLDVEAAISFTQAFQDQHGGGDCGLHWAATSGWCLYTADKEDRYLSGVRWPGSGLLPEPRIVTAFVDAFRLDPAGAGTSEQPSYRQEGHDIPTLLDRLAPYLPAQPYLFEEPQIRFADLHRRAYENRVRRALVSRASDPLTHLYLRQGELTALLHLLESTESSNPSALNRLLAADLGARAGRPPEAAETHKGALQEANHRRQTP, via the coding sequence ATGTCAGCTGAGCTTTCTAGGCGGGCGGGCCACTATGCCGCCGCTGTCGCCGAGCGCCTCCTGGAAGCGGACCTGCCGGTGACCGGGATTCAGAGTTGCGGTCCCTGGCGCGACGCGGACGGCAAGTACCTTGATGTCGAGGCCGCCATCTCGTTCACGCAGGCATTCCAGGATCAGCATGGCGGGGGCGACTGCGGGCTGCACTGGGCGGCCACGTCCGGCTGGTGTCTGTACACCGCCGACAAGGAGGACCGGTACCTGTCCGGTGTCCGGTGGCCCGGGTCCGGCCTGCTTCCCGAGCCCCGGATCGTCACGGCCTTCGTCGACGCTTTCCGTCTCGACCCGGCCGGGGCAGGCACCAGCGAACAGCCCTCCTACCGTCAGGAGGGCCACGACATCCCCACGCTGCTGGACAGACTGGCCCCCTACCTTCCCGCCCAGCCCTACCTGTTCGAGGAACCCCAGATCCGCTTCGCCGACCTGCACAGACGCGCCTACGAGAACCGCGTGCGCCGGGCACTGGTCTCCCGCGCCTCCGACCCCCTGACCCACCTCTACCTCCGCCAGGGCGAGCTCACAGCCCTTTTGCACCTGCTCGAGTCCACCGAAAGTAGCAACCCCAGCGCCCTCAACAGGCTGCTGGCGGCCGACCTCGGCGCCCGCGCAGGCCGGCCCCCCGAAGCCGCGGAGACCCACAAGGGAGCCCTCCAGGAAGCGAACCACCGCCGACAAACACCTTGA
- a CDS encoding MerR family transcriptional regulator, with amino-acid sequence MTADDSFGRLDDDDYPAYTMGRAAEILGTTQGFLRAIGEARLITPLRSAGGHRRYSRYQLRIAARARELVDQGTPIEAACRIVILEDQLEEAQRINAEYRRAAGSANPTDAT; translated from the coding sequence ATGACAGCAGACGATTCGTTCGGCCGGCTCGATGACGACGACTACCCCGCCTACACGATGGGCCGGGCCGCCGAGATTCTCGGCACCACCCAGGGCTTCCTGCGCGCCATCGGCGAAGCCCGCCTGATCACCCCGCTGCGCTCCGCGGGCGGCCACCGCCGCTACTCCCGCTACCAGCTGCGCATCGCCGCCCGCGCCCGGGAACTCGTCGACCAGGGAACCCCCATCGAGGCTGCCTGCCGCATTGTCATCCTCGAAGACCAGCTCGAAGAGGCACAGCGCATCAATGCCGAGTACCGTCGCGCCGCCGGATCAGCGAACCCGACGGACGCAACCTGA
- a CDS encoding DUF2267 domain-containing protein — protein sequence MLPLREPATARPSMTFRQMLETIRYEGAYPTRERAEEVTRGVLEALGRQLTGDERVDLAACLPAEAALVFTSQIPDLQPLTGWSFVKDLATHAGVTPAVARWDTGAVLAVVAHLAGPGLMDRILGQLPSGYALLFGRAELTQAA from the coding sequence ATGCTTCCGCTGCGTGAACCGGCCACTGCCCGACCGAGCATGACGTTTCGGCAGATGCTTGAAACAATCCGTTACGAAGGCGCATATCCCACCCGGGAGCGGGCCGAGGAAGTCACACGTGGCGTGCTGGAGGCCCTGGGCCGTCAGCTCACCGGCGACGAACGCGTCGACCTCGCCGCCTGCCTCCCCGCTGAGGCCGCCCTCGTCTTCACCAGCCAGATCCCCGACCTCCAACCGCTCACCGGCTGGAGCTTCGTCAAGGACCTCGCCACACACGCAGGTGTCACCCCCGCGGTCGCACGCTGGGACACCGGAGCCGTCCTCGCCGTCGTCGCCCACCTGGCGGGGCCTGGCCTCATGGACCGCATCCTCGGCCAGCTCCCGTCCGGATACGCGCTGCTGTTCGGCCGCGCCGAACTCACCCAGGCCGCCTGA